The following are encoded in a window of Geobacter metallireducens GS-15 genomic DNA:
- a CDS encoding histidine triad nucleotide-binding protein has protein sequence MDNCIFCKIINGTIPARKVYEDDDLVAIEDINPVAPHHILLIPRKHIVNALDLTAGDDALVGRVFRAAAAIARERGVDERGFRIVQNTNADAGQSVFHIHFHLLAGRHLGWPPG, from the coding sequence ATGGACAACTGCATCTTCTGTAAGATCATCAACGGGACCATTCCCGCCAGGAAGGTCTACGAAGACGACGACCTCGTCGCCATCGAGGACATCAACCCGGTCGCACCGCACCATATCCTGCTCATTCCCCGCAAGCACATCGTGAACGCCCTTGACCTGACCGCCGGGGATGACGCTCTTGTCGGTCGCGTTTTCCGGGCCGCGGCAGCCATTGCCCGGGAGCGTGGGGTGGACGAGCGGGGATTCCGCATCGTTCAAAACACCAATGCCGATGCAGGCCAGTCGGTCTTTCACATCCACTTCCATCTCCTTGCGGGACGGCATCTGGGGTGGCCGCCGGGATAG
- a CDS encoding DUF4124 domain-containing protein — MTRFACTVMILALAVAAQADIYKWVDQRGTVNYTEDLGKVPKKYRKKVTVIPEGGAPAAEVTETVVERGGKEKKPETGQKEVENALAPKQEKKKMVYGGKDEDAWKTEFRTLRSEIKANEAELAARRGRLANPGTMNRGDFLGVQREAKRIEETLTGLNTKLNTLEESAQRAGVPLELRK; from the coding sequence ATGACGCGCTTTGCATGCACCGTGATGATCCTGGCTCTGGCCGTGGCGGCCCAAGCCGACATATACAAGTGGGTGGACCAGCGAGGGACGGTCAACTACACTGAAGACCTTGGCAAGGTTCCCAAAAAATACCGGAAGAAAGTAACGGTTATTCCCGAAGGTGGGGCGCCTGCGGCCGAGGTGACGGAAACTGTCGTCGAGCGGGGAGGCAAAGAGAAGAAGCCGGAAACCGGGCAGAAGGAAGTTGAAAACGCACTGGCGCCGAAACAGGAAAAAAAGAAGATGGTCTACGGCGGCAAGGATGAGGATGCCTGGAAAACCGAGTTCAGGACGCTGAGGAGTGAGATCAAAGCCAACGAGGCAGAACTCGCCGCGCGTCGTGGCCGGTTGGCCAATCCCGGCACCATGAACCGTGGCGATTTTCTGGGGGTCCAGAGGGAAGCAAAGAGGATAGAGGAGACGCTGACCGGCCTGAATACCAAGCTTAACACCCTTGAAGAGAGTGCCCAACGGGCCGGCGTGCCGCTGGAACTGCGGAAGTAG
- the lgt gene encoding prolipoprotein diacylglyceryl transferase, with amino-acid sequence MQLPHIDPVFLRIGPLEFRWYGLMYILGFIAAYFIVLRRARKRSLLLSADDVADIIFYLAVGVILGGRLGYILFYNAPYYLEHPLKIFAVWEGGMSFHGGLIGVVLAGLLVARKKRLGFFTLADLCVLTAPVGLGLGRLGNFINGELYGRVTDMPWGVVFREGGPMPRHPSQLYEAILEGPVLFIILMVVGRKERPAGVAFWTFVSCYGLFRFFVEFFREPDSQLGFIMGPFSMGQLLSFPMFLLGLAMVLIITKKGKRTE; translated from the coding sequence ATGCAGCTTCCGCACATAGATCCGGTTTTCCTGCGCATCGGCCCCCTGGAATTCCGGTGGTATGGTCTGATGTACATACTGGGGTTCATTGCAGCTTATTTTATCGTCCTCCGGAGGGCCCGGAAGCGTTCCCTTCTCCTTTCAGCGGACGATGTGGCTGATATTATCTTTTATCTGGCGGTGGGGGTGATTCTTGGCGGTCGGCTGGGATACATCCTTTTCTACAATGCCCCCTACTATCTCGAACATCCCCTGAAGATATTCGCCGTTTGGGAAGGGGGAATGTCGTTCCACGGAGGGCTCATCGGCGTTGTGCTGGCGGGGCTTTTGGTGGCACGGAAAAAGAGGCTGGGGTTCTTTACCCTGGCAGACCTCTGTGTCCTTACCGCTCCGGTGGGGCTCGGTCTGGGGAGGCTGGGCAATTTCATCAATGGGGAACTCTACGGGCGAGTCACCGATATGCCCTGGGGGGTGGTATTCCGTGAGGGAGGCCCGATGCCGAGGCATCCGTCTCAACTTTACGAGGCGATTCTTGAAGGGCCGGTGCTGTTTATAATTCTGATGGTAGTAGGGAGGAAGGAGCGCCCGGCAGGGGTGGCCTTCTGGACCTTTGTCTCCTGTTATGGGCTGTTCCGTTTTTTTGTCGAATTTTTCCGGGAGCCCGACTCTCAGCTGGGTTTTATCATGGGCCCCTTTTCCATGGGGCAACTGCTCAGTTTTCCCATGTTTCTTCTCGGACTCGCGATGGTGCTGATCATCACGAAGAAGGGGAAACGCACCGAATGA
- a CDS encoding ATP-binding protein: MDRKEIEVDIKVPNQTRYLSLIGRIGEDIAKELDRYDGDRDMLAYHINLVLTEAMVNAIKHANANDPDKMVHVYINITDQDLLIRVFDDGQGFNINSIPPPDFDQLEDRGRGIFIIKQLMDTVKYEKINGGNMLEMTKCLRCCP; this comes from the coding sequence ATGGACAGGAAAGAGATCGAAGTTGATATCAAGGTGCCGAACCAGACCCGTTACCTGAGCCTCATCGGGAGGATCGGCGAAGACATCGCCAAGGAACTCGACCGCTACGACGGCGACCGGGACATGCTGGCCTACCATATCAACCTTGTCCTTACGGAGGCGATGGTAAACGCCATCAAGCACGCCAACGCCAACGACCCTGACAAGATGGTCCACGTCTACATTAATATCACTGACCAGGACCTTCTCATCCGGGTCTTCGACGATGGCCAGGGATTCAACATCAACAGCATCCCCCCGCCCGACTTCGACCAGCTTGAAGACCGAGGCCGGGGGATTTTTATCATCAAGCAGCTGATGGATACGGTGAAATACGAGAAGATTAACGGCGGGAATATGCTGGAGATGACCAAGTGTCTGCGCTGCTGCCCGTGA
- a CDS encoding STAS domain-containing protein: protein MLIIFVKEERLDAHNSNDLKGKMQELFEQGKKNILVDLTDIRFIDSSGLGALVSGFKNAISHQGSLKLSSLQPQVKSMFELTRLHRVFEIFGSTAEALENF from the coding sequence ATCCTGATCATCTTCGTAAAGGAAGAGCGGCTCGATGCCCATAACTCCAACGACTTGAAGGGAAAGATGCAGGAACTCTTCGAGCAGGGGAAGAAGAACATCCTCGTTGACCTTACCGATATCCGCTTTATCGACAGTTCGGGCCTGGGTGCCCTGGTTTCCGGATTCAAAAACGCCATATCCCATCAGGGGAGCCTCAAGCTTTCGAGCTTGCAGCCCCAGGTCAAGTCCATGTTCGAACTGACCCGCCTGCACCGGGTCTTCGAGATATTCGGCTCAACGGCGGAAGCACTTGAAAACTTCTAG
- a CDS encoding sodium:solute symporter family transporter encodes MILSIELVVGVSLLYIVLLFGVAYYADRKREEGKSIIANPYVYALSIAVYHTSWTFYGSVGKAATTGLDFLLVYLGPTLMAFTWWFLLRKIVRISKENNITSIADFISSRYGKSQWLGAVITIIAIFGVMPYIALQLKAVSSTFDIICGYPYIQLPLLHKNYPFSLHTNFFAALILSIFSMIFGARRQNSSERRHEGLVAAVAVESVVKLASFLAVGTFITYGLFGGFGDIFSRIDAQGDLLNHLTTLGDPGETTYARWLTTLYLSMGAIMFLPRQFHIMVIENCDENHIKKAMWLLPAYMFLINLFVVPIALGGILHTGGALGADFFVLSLPLQSGHSWLALLAFLGGFSASAGMVMVESVAISTMFVTYLLMPIVVRLTPRPWFPAMLINLKRLCIALVITLGFLYQTVVGETFMLVNMGLISFAAAAQFGPALVGGLYWRRANKVGALTGIILGFILWLYTLLLPSFIMSGRFSRAILDEGPFGIALLKPTELFGLAGFDLWSHSLFWSMLFNVGGYVALSILLPQGDKERDQVRKFVDVFTSDRNGVPWETKRMSKPVTIMQFVNLMSKFIGEKQANTAIAEYLGNREITAQGGVSEFELPKLKRFTEKTLAGSVGAAAAGAIVESYLSDLGSRMEPVYDIFSTVQASLAESREALYVRLKASELINRTLDLQIIMDDLLALILKEFKLDLAVIRLIDEKGILRVRSYRGKGIAAIIGKDWDPESETYIGEAFTANRIQFVNDTQYITKPLSRDLMAREGIKSFAHIPIARKGEHPLGILSVFSKNIVGLFNEPFLDLLESLAGQLAQAVKIVTEMEAREREREEKERILLENARVLKEMEIAKQIQLSLLPSSPPAVQRVELAGRCKPATHVGGDYYDFFLHGANNIDMVIADVSGHSVGAALIMAETRSVLRAQARSDKTAGAILATLNELLHDDLSAAELFITMFYVRYDAERCILAYANAGHNPPLIFREGQRACVELDAEGLILGVKRDVQFEEKIISLQQGDVVLLYTDGITEAQNPAGEFFGSGRLCDILTQNHARPAEAIIETILAEVESFSATSVINDDISMVVFKVFPSRQLMKQNQSAAEPIGVQ; translated from the coding sequence TTGATCCTGAGCATTGAACTGGTGGTCGGAGTATCGCTCCTCTACATCGTCCTGCTCTTCGGGGTTGCGTACTATGCCGACAGAAAGCGGGAAGAGGGAAAGAGCATTATCGCCAACCCCTATGTCTACGCTCTCTCCATCGCCGTGTACCACACCTCGTGGACGTTCTACGGCAGCGTCGGCAAGGCGGCCACCACCGGCCTCGACTTTCTTCTCGTCTATCTGGGTCCCACCCTCATGGCATTCACCTGGTGGTTTCTCCTGCGCAAGATCGTCCGGATCAGCAAGGAGAACAACATCACCTCCATCGCCGACTTCATCAGTTCCCGCTACGGCAAATCCCAATGGCTCGGGGCCGTCATCACCATCATCGCCATCTTCGGAGTAATGCCCTACATCGCCCTTCAGCTCAAGGCGGTGTCCAGCACCTTTGACATCATCTGCGGCTACCCCTACATCCAGCTCCCGCTGCTCCACAAAAACTACCCCTTCTCGCTGCACACCAACTTCTTCGCAGCTCTCATCCTGAGCATCTTCAGCATGATCTTCGGCGCCCGGCGCCAGAATTCCTCGGAACGACGCCACGAGGGTCTCGTGGCCGCAGTTGCCGTGGAGTCGGTCGTCAAACTGGCTTCATTCCTCGCCGTCGGCACGTTCATCACCTACGGGCTCTTTGGGGGATTCGGCGACATTTTCTCCCGCATCGATGCCCAGGGGGACCTTCTCAACCACCTGACCACCCTCGGTGACCCTGGCGAGACCACCTACGCCCGATGGCTGACCACCCTTTATCTTTCCATGGGCGCCATCATGTTCCTTCCCCGCCAGTTCCACATCATGGTCATCGAGAACTGCGATGAAAACCATATCAAAAAAGCCATGTGGCTGCTGCCGGCCTACATGTTTCTCATCAACCTGTTCGTGGTCCCCATCGCCCTCGGCGGCATCCTCCACACCGGCGGAGCCCTCGGGGCCGACTTCTTTGTCCTCTCCCTCCCGCTGCAGAGCGGCCACTCGTGGCTGGCGCTGCTGGCGTTTCTCGGAGGCTTCTCGGCCTCCGCCGGGATGGTGATGGTGGAGTCGGTGGCCATCTCCACCATGTTCGTCACCTACCTCCTCATGCCAATCGTGGTCCGGTTGACCCCACGCCCCTGGTTCCCGGCCATGCTCATCAACCTGAAGCGGCTCTGCATCGCCCTGGTGATTACGCTCGGCTTTCTTTACCAGACAGTAGTGGGCGAAACCTTCATGCTCGTGAACATGGGGCTCATCTCCTTCGCCGCGGCGGCCCAGTTCGGTCCGGCGCTCGTGGGGGGACTCTACTGGCGCCGGGCGAACAAGGTGGGAGCCCTGACCGGCATCATACTAGGCTTCATCCTCTGGCTCTACACCCTGCTCCTTCCCTCCTTCATCATGTCGGGCCGGTTCTCCCGGGCGATCCTCGACGAAGGCCCCTTCGGCATTGCCCTGTTGAAGCCGACAGAGCTCTTCGGCCTTGCCGGCTTCGACCTCTGGTCCCATTCCCTCTTCTGGAGCATGCTCTTCAACGTGGGGGGATACGTGGCTCTCTCCATCCTCCTCCCCCAGGGCGACAAGGAACGGGACCAGGTGCGGAAGTTCGTCGACGTCTTCACTTCAGATCGAAACGGCGTCCCCTGGGAAACCAAGCGGATGTCGAAGCCGGTCACGATCATGCAGTTCGTGAACCTCATGTCGAAGTTCATTGGCGAGAAACAGGCCAACACGGCCATTGCCGAGTATTTGGGGAACCGGGAGATCACTGCGCAGGGAGGGGTGTCGGAGTTCGAACTGCCGAAACTGAAGCGCTTCACCGAAAAGACCCTGGCGGGGTCGGTGGGTGCTGCGGCTGCAGGGGCCATTGTGGAGAGCTACCTTTCGGACCTGGGATCACGGATGGAACCGGTCTACGACATCTTCAGCACGGTCCAGGCGTCGCTCGCCGAAAGCCGCGAGGCCCTCTACGTGCGCCTCAAGGCATCGGAGCTCATCAACAGGACCCTGGACCTCCAGATCATCATGGACGATCTGCTGGCGCTTATCCTCAAAGAATTCAAGCTCGATCTGGCGGTTATCAGACTTATTGACGAAAAGGGGATCCTGCGGGTCAGGAGCTACCGGGGGAAGGGAATAGCCGCAATCATCGGCAAGGACTGGGACCCCGAAAGCGAAACATACATCGGCGAGGCATTCACGGCCAACCGGATCCAGTTCGTCAATGATACCCAATACATCACCAAACCGCTCTCACGGGACCTGATGGCACGGGAAGGGATCAAGTCCTTCGCCCACATCCCCATTGCCCGCAAAGGAGAACACCCGCTTGGTATTTTGTCGGTCTTCTCCAAGAACATCGTTGGTCTCTTCAACGAACCGTTCCTCGACCTCCTGGAGAGCCTGGCGGGGCAGTTGGCCCAGGCAGTGAAAATAGTCACGGAAATGGAAGCAAGGGAGCGGGAGCGCGAGGAAAAGGAACGCATTCTCCTGGAAAACGCCCGGGTTCTCAAGGAGATGGAGATTGCGAAGCAGATCCAGCTTTCGCTCCTCCCCTCCAGCCCTCCGGCAGTCCAGCGAGTAGAGCTTGCGGGGCGCTGCAAGCCGGCAACCCATGTGGGAGGGGACTACTACGACTTCTTCCTGCACGGCGCCAACAATATCGACATGGTCATAGCCGACGTATCAGGGCACAGCGTGGGGGCGGCCCTCATCATGGCGGAAACCAGGAGCGTGCTCCGGGCCCAGGCCCGCTCCGACAAGACGGCCGGGGCAATCCTCGCGACCCTCAATGAGCTGCTCCACGACGACCTCTCTGCCGCCGAGCTCTTCATCACCATGTTCTACGTCCGCTACGACGCCGAACGCTGCATCCTCGCCTACGCCAATGCCGGCCACAACCCTCCGCTCATCTTCCGCGAGGGTCAGCGTGCCTGCGTGGAGTTGGATGCCGAGGGGCTCATCCTTGGCGTAAAACGGGACGTTCAGTTCGAGGAAAAGATCATTTCCCTCCAGCAAGGCGACGTGGTGCTCCTCTATACCGACGGCATCACCGAAGCCCAGAACCCAGCTGGAGAATTCTTCGGCTCAGGGCGCCTCTGCGACATCCTCACCCAAAACCATGCCCGGCCCGCGGAGGCCATTATCGAAACCATCCTCGCGGAAGTTGAAAGCTTCAGTGCCACATCGGTCATCAACGACGACATTTCCATGGTCGTTTTCAAAGTATTTCCGTCCCGACAGTTAATGAAGCAAAATCAGAGCGCAGCGGAACCAATTGGTGTACAATAA
- a CDS encoding AAA family ATPase translates to MEKRFIRSLLKPSAYPEHTDSVELVQTHVSYIFLTDRFAYKVKKPVDFGFLNFSTIDRRRFYCNEEVRLNRRLCPDIYLGVEEVRETPGGAGFSGDGRVIDYAVKMKRLPAQRMLDRLLSAGEVSVADIRAIARVIGEFHRRAGRSREIDSYGGADVIRANWEENFRQTRQFAGETLSGRALRFIEEWVERFMKENAVIFAQRVAGGFIRDCDGDIHLENICLDSDGSICIFDCIEFNTRFRYSDTAADIAFLLMDFDVNRRSDLCSPFLDEYIRATGDDGVTDVLDFYKVYRACVRGKVESMRLLDPQIPPADKAAAKERSRRYFRLARGYIARRAFPPSLILTCGLTGTGKSYTARELAFDLGLEIVSSDVVRKELTGSAPEEHHWDRYREGIYTESVTARTYGELFKRAETALNAGRSIIVDATFRRRTDRDLFRQLADRHGSRFHLLHAVCPEEAVRQRLEARRNQCDEPSDGRWDIYLLQKEEFEAPADDESGTIRIDTSKPVTELLETLLDAMGILPCG, encoded by the coding sequence ATGGAAAAGCGATTCATACGGTCACTCCTGAAGCCTTCAGCCTACCCGGAACACACGGACTCCGTGGAGCTCGTCCAGACCCATGTCTCCTACATCTTTCTGACTGACCGCTTCGCCTACAAGGTCAAAAAGCCGGTGGATTTCGGCTTCCTCAATTTTTCAACCATAGATCGACGCCGCTTTTACTGCAACGAAGAAGTTCGCCTCAATCGACGCCTCTGCCCTGACATCTACCTCGGCGTGGAGGAAGTGAGGGAAACGCCTGGCGGGGCCGGATTTTCCGGCGATGGACGGGTCATCGATTACGCGGTCAAGATGAAGCGGCTCCCGGCGCAACGGATGCTCGACCGACTGCTGAGTGCGGGTGAGGTTTCCGTGGCTGATATCCGAGCCATTGCCCGGGTAATCGGCGAATTTCACCGCCGCGCCGGACGGAGCAGGGAGATCGACAGCTACGGCGGAGCCGACGTCATTCGAGCCAACTGGGAAGAAAATTTCCGTCAGACCCGCCAGTTTGCGGGAGAAACCCTGAGCGGCCGGGCTCTTCGCTTCATCGAAGAATGGGTCGAACGCTTCATGAAAGAAAATGCCGTCATCTTCGCCCAACGCGTTGCCGGCGGCTTCATCCGGGACTGCGACGGCGACATCCACCTGGAAAACATCTGCCTGGATTCCGACGGCAGTATCTGCATCTTTGACTGCATCGAATTCAATACCCGTTTCCGCTACAGCGACACGGCCGCCGACATCGCCTTCCTCCTGATGGATTTCGACGTTAACCGCAGATCTGACCTCTGCTCGCCGTTCCTGGATGAATACATACGGGCAACCGGCGATGACGGAGTCACCGACGTCCTCGATTTCTACAAGGTCTATCGGGCCTGCGTCAGGGGAAAGGTGGAGAGCATGCGGCTTCTCGACCCGCAGATTCCGCCGGCGGACAAGGCCGCAGCCAAGGAACGCTCCCGGCGCTATTTCCGTCTTGCACGCGGCTACATCGCCCGCCGGGCTTTCCCGCCGTCGCTCATCCTGACCTGTGGCCTCACGGGAACCGGCAAGAGCTACACGGCGCGGGAACTGGCCTTCGACCTTGGGCTGGAAATAGTCAGTTCCGATGTGGTAAGAAAGGAGCTGACAGGTTCAGCACCGGAAGAGCACCATTGGGACCGCTACAGAGAAGGCATCTACACGGAGTCTGTCACCGCCCGCACCTACGGAGAGCTCTTCAAGCGGGCCGAGACGGCCCTGAATGCGGGACGCAGCATCATCGTGGACGCCACCTTCCGCCGCAGAACCGATCGTGACCTCTTTCGTCAACTGGCCGATCGTCACGGTTCCCGTTTCCATCTGCTCCACGCCGTCTGCCCGGAAGAAGCCGTCAGGCAGCGTCTGGAGGCCAGGAGAAACCAGTGTGATGAACCTTCGGACGGCCGGTGGGATATCTACCTTTTACAGAAAGAGGAGTTCGAAGCCCCTGCCGACGACGAATCAGGCACGATCAGGATCGACACCTCCAAACCGGTCACCGAGCTGCTCGAAACGCTCCTTGACGCCATGGGGATACTGCCGTGTGGATGA
- a CDS encoding tetratricopeptide repeat protein translates to MKKRIVVALFLALSFLPGCATNGAGKPLPANEHSFQPTVNIAGSRALYIYSLSRLRELDGDFEGALTLLNGAIEADPNSAFLHTAAAEIYLKSGKLDDALRACENAIRVDPGFRPARIIAGTILANLKRDKEAIVHLSKAIELDPTKEDAYLHLAISYVRTFDYEQAVNTLKSLIKINPESSLGYYYLGKTYDQMKLQKEAANYYKKAIEIKPDFEQAIIDLGISQEGLGLYDDAIATYKRLLETNPFNMNVLQHLVQLYLQQQRLEDALPLLIVMKDRGVGGLETQRKIGLIYMELERYDEAIAEFEQILAREPKAHQIRFYIASAYEEKEEFDKAIEEFSKIPPGTANYVEALGHIAFMYRDQEKPEKGIQILTDAITANPDKLDLYLYLAGLYESMDKFSEGLAVLKGVEGKFAEDPRLHFRMGTILDKMGNKEESIARMKRVIAITPDDAQALNYLGYTYAEMGIKLDEALQYLKKAVALRPNDGFILDSLGWVYFKMKRYDEAVPLLERSLKVVEDDLTVMEHLADAYAANHEYRNALKLYKKILDADPGRKDIAEKKKKVRAESLEK, encoded by the coding sequence ATGAAAAAACGTATTGTCGTGGCATTATTCCTGGCTCTTTCCTTTCTTCCGGGATGCGCCACAAACGGCGCGGGAAAGCCTCTTCCTGCCAACGAGCATTCATTTCAGCCGACCGTCAATATTGCCGGATCCAGGGCTCTCTACATTTATTCATTGTCGCGTCTCCGCGAGCTGGACGGGGATTTCGAGGGTGCGCTCACGCTCCTGAATGGTGCCATTGAGGCTGACCCCAACTCCGCGTTTCTTCATACGGCAGCCGCCGAGATCTATCTGAAATCGGGCAAACTCGACGATGCGCTCCGTGCATGTGAAAACGCCATCCGCGTCGATCCCGGGTTCCGTCCGGCACGGATCATTGCCGGGACCATCCTGGCAAACCTCAAGCGGGACAAGGAAGCTATTGTCCATCTCAGCAAGGCCATTGAGCTTGATCCGACCAAGGAGGATGCCTATCTCCACCTGGCCATCTCCTATGTCCGAACCTTCGATTACGAGCAGGCGGTTAACACCCTCAAGTCCCTGATCAAGATCAACCCCGAGTCATCGCTGGGCTACTATTACCTGGGCAAGACCTACGACCAGATGAAGCTCCAGAAGGAGGCTGCCAACTATTACAAGAAGGCCATCGAGATCAAGCCCGATTTCGAGCAGGCCATAATCGACCTGGGGATTTCCCAGGAGGGGCTCGGCCTCTATGATGATGCCATCGCCACCTACAAGCGGCTGCTTGAGACAAATCCGTTCAACATGAACGTGCTGCAGCACCTGGTGCAGCTTTACCTCCAGCAGCAGCGGCTGGAGGACGCGCTCCCACTGCTCATCGTGATGAAGGATCGGGGTGTCGGCGGCCTGGAAACCCAGCGCAAGATCGGCCTCATCTATATGGAACTGGAGCGCTATGACGAGGCAATCGCCGAATTCGAGCAGATCCTTGCCCGGGAACCCAAGGCCCACCAGATTCGCTTCTACATTGCGAGCGCTTACGAGGAGAAAGAGGAGTTCGACAAGGCCATAGAGGAATTCAGTAAGATTCCTCCGGGAACCGCCAATTACGTTGAGGCCTTGGGGCACATCGCTTTCATGTACCGGGATCAGGAAAAACCTGAGAAGGGAATCCAGATCCTGACGGATGCCATTACTGCCAATCCCGATAAATTGGACCTCTATCTCTATCTGGCCGGTCTGTACGAATCAATGGATAAGTTCTCAGAAGGACTTGCCGTTCTCAAGGGGGTTGAAGGGAAATTTGCCGAGGACCCGAGGCTCCACTTCCGGATGGGAACCATCCTCGACAAAATGGGGAACAAGGAGGAGTCCATCGCCCGGATGAAGCGGGTTATCGCCATTACGCCCGACGATGCCCAGGCCCTCAACTATCTGGGCTATACCTACGCCGAGATGGGCATCAAGCTGGATGAAGCCCTCCAGTACCTCAAGAAGGCCGTGGCGCTTCGTCCCAACGACGGTTTTATTCTCGACAGTCTCGGCTGGGTCTACTTCAAGATGAAGCGTTATGACGAGGCCGTGCCGCTCCTGGAGCGGTCGCTCAAGGTCGTGGAGGACGATCTGACGGTCATGGAGCACCTGGCCGACGCCTATGCAGCCAACCATGAATACCGCAATGCCTTGAAACTTTACAAAAAGATCCTCGACGCCGACCCGGGTCGCAAGGATATCGCCGAAAAGAAGAAAAAGGTCAGGGCGGAAAGTCTGGAAAAATGA
- a CDS encoding peptide-binding protein, protein MTARLFCCLAALVTLVSCSGGTPPAELPRRGAGAPAYGDALVVGTIGEPSNLIPLLASDSASHDVAGNVFNGLVKYDKNLELVGDLAESWQVSPDGLTITFRLRKGVKWHDGTEFTSRDALYTYRVTIDPKTPTAYAEDFKQVKSAEAPDRYTFRVTYGKPFAPALASWGAGILPAHLLEGKDITKSPLSRHPVGTGPYRFKEWIAGQKVVLEAFPDYFEGRPYIDRFVYRIIPDTSTMYLELKAGGLDMMGLTPVQYARQTDTPDFLARFNKFRYPASAYTYLGYNLRNPLFADRRVRQAIACAINKDEIVHGVLLGLGQVAHGPFKPGTWPYNPSVRDFGYDPARAKALLAEAGWHAVGPDGILTKDGKPFSFTIFTNQGNDQRLKTAQIIQRRLAKVGIEVKIRVLEWASLLTNFIDKRNFDALIMGWTIPQDPDIFDVWHSSKTGPKELNFIGFKNAEVDRLIEEGRSTFDQEKRRRCYWRIQEILAQEQPYTFLFVPDALPVVNARFRGIEPAPAGIMHNIIRWYVPKEEQVH, encoded by the coding sequence ATGACGGCACGGCTGTTCTGCTGTCTTGCGGCACTGGTTACCCTTGTTTCGTGCAGCGGCGGTACGCCTCCTGCGGAACTGCCGCGGCGTGGAGCAGGGGCCCCTGCCTACGGCGATGCCCTGGTGGTTGGCACCATTGGCGAACCATCCAACCTGATCCCGCTGCTTGCCTCCGATTCCGCCTCCCACGATGTGGCGGGGAACGTCTTCAACGGCCTTGTGAAGTATGACAAGAATCTTGAGCTGGTGGGGGATCTGGCGGAGTCGTGGCAGGTATCCCCCGACGGCCTCACCATCACCTTCAGATTGCGCAAAGGGGTGAAGTGGCACGACGGCACCGAGTTCACCTCCCGCGACGCCCTCTACACCTACCGCGTCACCATCGATCCCAAGACCCCCACTGCCTATGCCGAGGACTTCAAGCAGGTGAAGAGCGCAGAAGCGCCGGACCGGTACACCTTCCGCGTGACTTACGGCAAGCCCTTTGCCCCGGCTCTGGCCTCCTGGGGGGCGGGAATCCTGCCGGCCCACCTCCTTGAGGGGAAGGACATCACGAAAAGCCCACTTTCCCGCCATCCCGTGGGGACCGGCCCCTACCGGTTCAAGGAGTGGATTGCGGGGCAGAAGGTCGTCCTTGAGGCATTTCCCGACTACTTCGAGGGGCGGCCCTACATTGACCGGTTCGTCTATCGGATTATCCCCGATACTTCCACCATGTACCTGGAACTGAAGGCGGGCGGCCTCGACATGATGGGGCTTACGCCGGTCCAGTACGCCCGGCAGACCGATACCCCCGATTTCCTGGCCCGTTTCAATAAGTTCCGCTATCCGGCCTCTGCGTACACCTACCTGGGATACAATCTCCGCAACCCTCTTTTCGCCGACCGGCGGGTCCGACAGGCCATTGCCTGCGCCATCAACAAGGACGAGATAGTCCACGGGGTGCTTCTGGGGCTGGGGCAGGTGGCCCACGGGCCCTTCAAGCCGGGAACCTGGCCATACAACCCTTCCGTGAGGGACTTCGGCTACGACCCGGCCCGGGCAAAGGCGTTGCTGGCAGAGGCGGGGTGGCACGCGGTCGGGCCCGATGGTATCCTTACGAAAGACGGCAAGCCCTTCAGTTTCACGATTTTTACCAACCAGGGAAACGACCAGCGGCTCAAGACCGCCCAGATCATCCAGCGTCGCCTCGCAAAGGTTGGGATCGAGGTGAAGATCCGGGTTCTGGAGTGGGCGTCGCTTCTCACCAACTTCATCGACAAGCGGAATTTCGACGCCCTCATCATGGGATGGACCATTCCCCAGGATCCGGATATCTTTGATGTGTGGCATTCCAGCAAGACCGGCCCCAAGGAACTGAACTTCATCGGGTTCAAGAACGCCGAGGTGGACCGGCTCATCGAAGAGGGGCGCAGTACCTTCGATCAGGAAAAGCGCAGGCGCTGCTACTGGCGCATCCAGGAAATACTCGCCCAGGAGCAGCCCTACACGTTTCTCTTCGTCCCCGATGCCCTGCCGGTCGTGAATGCCCGCTTCCGGGGGATCGAGCCAGCGCCGGCCGGAATCATGCACAACATCATCCGGTGGTATGTGCCCAAGGAAGAGCAGGTGCATTAA